A genome region from Dendrosporobacter quercicolus includes the following:
- a CDS encoding MFS transporter has protein sequence MDETYKTRPVLWSADFIRICLANFTAFTSLYFIMPTLPLYVKQLGGTEAVVGLVVGIFTFSAVAIRVVIGRALDEWGRRSIYLGALGILSIAAIGYQWAGTVAGLLAVRVLYGFGWGASHTAAGTVAADIIPASRRGEGMGFFGLSNTLAMTIGPAAGVFIGVEWGFPILFNLAGLCALIGLALAYSIRYRPVQAAAGPRGSFIEPAALPFAAISFCCTTIYGGIVAFMTLYALEQGITNPGVYFSVFAVAVIVARPIAGRLYDRSGMRVVMAPGLLLVTLSMLILGVSDHPVLFLLSGVFMGLGFGATQPTLQAMVITVVDPQRRGTATATLTLGADFGIGTGAMLLGLIAQTVGYATMYLYSTVGGIIALILYFWYEHHTVSSDESGVRVDDQ, from the coding sequence TCATCCGAATTTGCCTGGCGAATTTTACTGCCTTTACCAGCTTATATTTTATTATGCCTACGCTTCCACTCTATGTTAAACAGCTCGGCGGCACAGAGGCTGTTGTCGGACTTGTTGTTGGCATTTTTACTTTTTCCGCCGTTGCTATACGGGTAGTGATCGGCCGGGCTCTTGACGAGTGGGGGAGACGAAGCATTTATCTAGGCGCCTTGGGGATCCTCAGCATTGCTGCCATTGGTTATCAATGGGCAGGAACGGTAGCAGGTCTTTTGGCGGTACGAGTATTATACGGTTTCGGCTGGGGCGCGTCACACACGGCGGCGGGAACTGTAGCGGCAGATATTATTCCCGCATCGCGCAGGGGAGAGGGCATGGGTTTCTTTGGACTGTCGAACACCCTGGCTATGACGATAGGACCGGCTGCAGGAGTGTTTATCGGCGTAGAGTGGGGGTTTCCTATCCTTTTTAATCTAGCGGGTCTTTGCGCCCTAATTGGTCTGGCGCTGGCATACAGTATCCGCTATCGTCCTGTACAAGCTGCTGCTGGGCCGAGAGGAAGCTTCATTGAACCCGCTGCTTTACCCTTTGCGGCAATTAGCTTTTGCTGTACTACCATCTATGGGGGGATTGTAGCTTTTATGACCCTTTATGCGCTGGAGCAAGGAATAACCAATCCAGGCGTGTATTTTAGTGTATTTGCTGTTGCTGTAATCGTGGCGCGCCCAATTGCCGGCAGGCTTTATGATCGATCAGGAATGCGGGTAGTAATGGCGCCGGGACTTTTGCTGGTTACCCTGTCTATGCTAATTCTTGGCGTGTCCGATCATCCTGTCCTTTTTTTGCTTAGCGGGGTATTCATGGGCTTGGGCTTCGGGGCCACCCAACCGACACTGCAGGCTATGGTGATTACTGTTGTTGATCCTCAGCGCCGGGGAACGGCTACAGCGACACTGACGCTAGGGGCTGATTTCGGCATTGGCACCGGGGCGATGCTGCTGGGGTTAATTGCCCAGACTGTAGGTTATGCGACTATGTACCTTTATTCCACTGTAGGGGGAATAATAGCACTGATCCTGTATTTTTGGTATGAACACCACACCGTAAGCTCCGATGAAAGCGGTGTAAGGGTTGATGACCAATAG
- a CDS encoding alpha/beta hydrolase — MKLEILEYLPEVNSELPPLIFIHGANHGAWCWQEHFLPYFFSKEFPCYALSFRGHGGSEGHEKLHSFSLADYMDDVLETMKFLKNKPVLIGHSMGGAVVQKLLHLYPDKIIAAVLIASIPPNGMLRDLSRLIFTRFKDITQMVLFLRGKSRNFPGGIFFSEKLPVEKTERFVRLLQPESTKARNDFCGQIVPAFLSTNVPMLVLGSRTDWFFPEKTTIHIGKAYNAKTVIFPFMCHDMMLDPNWKMVADQILVFLNEVVVKGEKKNKKLNL, encoded by the coding sequence ATGAAATTGGAAATATTAGAATATCTACCTGAGGTGAACTCGGAACTACCCCCGCTTATCTTCATACATGGAGCTAATCATGGGGCCTGGTGTTGGCAAGAGCATTTCCTCCCCTATTTTTTTTCAAAAGAGTTTCCCTGTTATGCTCTTAGCTTTAGAGGACATGGCGGAAGTGAAGGTCATGAAAAACTTCATTCTTTTTCGTTGGCGGATTATATGGATGATGTACTTGAAACGATGAAATTTTTAAAAAATAAGCCGGTTCTCATTGGACATTCAATGGGAGGGGCGGTTGTTCAAAAGTTATTGCATTTGTATCCAGATAAAATAATAGCAGCAGTTCTAATCGCCTCTATTCCTCCCAATGGCATGTTAAGAGACTTATCGAGGTTAATTTTTACTCGTTTTAAAGACATTACTCAAATGGTATTATTTCTCAGAGGGAAAAGTAGAAATTTCCCTGGCGGTATTTTTTTTTCCGAAAAACTACCAGTTGAAAAGACGGAGCGGTTTGTTAGGCTTTTGCAACCGGAATCGACTAAAGCACGTAACGATTTCTGTGGACAAATTGTTCCTGCGTTTTTAAGTACTAATGTGCCAATGTTAGTACTTGGTTCAAGGACAGATTGGTTTTTTCCTGAGAAAACTACTATTCATATTGGAAAGGCTTACAATGCAAAAACAGTTATTTTTCCTTTTATGTGTCATGACATGATGCTAGATCCTAATTGGAAAATGGTTGCCGATCAAATTCTTGTTTTTTTGAATGAAGTTGTAGTTAAAGGCGAAAAGAAGAATAAGAAACTGAATTTATAA
- a CDS encoding BofC C-terminal domain-containing protein, translating into MLSFKNRKIGKKQAFLAGSILAVVCLLTYYFVYYPGSQDGYPLLPQETQVAKQDNKIKISGNTNIKQRIQYLKCKDEEVITTKPAEHIIGLNYQEMQKVYSGWTIDKFDDLEVEMTLKVDSFCREHANNMFLSIKDGYVAVYYGKPGARAVLKEVTAIPVKHIMPQDIEELKRGLVVNSREELLRTLEGMQAR; encoded by the coding sequence ATGTTGTCATTTAAAAATAGAAAAATTGGCAAAAAACAGGCATTTCTGGCTGGAAGTATTTTAGCGGTGGTTTGTCTGCTCACATATTACTTTGTCTATTATCCCGGCAGCCAGGACGGCTATCCATTGCTGCCGCAGGAAACGCAGGTTGCCAAGCAGGATAATAAAATTAAGATATCCGGCAATACCAACATTAAGCAGCGGATCCAGTACCTGAAATGCAAGGATGAAGAAGTGATTACAACCAAGCCGGCTGAACATATCATCGGGCTGAATTACCAGGAAATGCAGAAGGTATATTCCGGCTGGACAATTGATAAATTCGATGATCTTGAAGTGGAAATGACATTAAAGGTAGACAGTTTTTGCCGGGAGCATGCCAACAATATGTTTCTTTCCATTAAAGACGGTTATGTAGCGGTATATTACGGCAAGCCGGGCGCCAGAGCGGTATTAAAGGAGGTAACTGCGATACCGGTCAAGCATATCATGCCGCAGGATATTGAAGAATTAAAGCGGGGACTGGTCGTCAATTCGCGGGAAGAACTGTTACGGACTTTAGAAGGAATGCAGGCGCGTTAG
- the ruvC gene encoding crossover junction endodeoxyribonuclease RuvC, whose amino-acid sequence MLALGIDPGTAICGYGLVEHRGSTLRAVEYGAVQTSPRLSNSERLVIIHRDIDLLIKKYQPDIVGVEQLFFNKNVRTAMTVGQARGVILLAAAQNEIELAEFTPLQVKQSVVGYGKAEKEQVIYMTQRLLNLPAKPHPDDVADALAIAICTTHCVNKAVWGSGR is encoded by the coding sequence ATGTTGGCTTTAGGCATCGATCCAGGCACCGCCATTTGCGGCTATGGCCTGGTTGAGCACCGCGGCAGCACGCTGCGCGCGGTTGAATACGGAGCAGTGCAGACCAGCCCGCGGCTGAGTAATTCCGAGCGGCTGGTGATCATACATCGGGATATTGATTTACTGATTAAAAAGTATCAGCCGGATATTGTTGGCGTGGAGCAGTTGTTTTTTAACAAAAATGTCCGTACGGCAATGACTGTCGGTCAGGCCAGAGGCGTAATCCTGCTGGCGGCGGCGCAGAATGAAATTGAGTTGGCCGAATTTACGCCGCTGCAGGTTAAACAGTCGGTGGTCGGTTATGGCAAGGCCGAGAAGGAGCAGGTGATTTATATGACGCAGCGGTTATTAAATTTACCGGCAAAGCCTCATCCTGATGATGTGGCCGATGCCCTGGCGATCGCGATTTGCACCACTCACTGTGTAAATAAAGCGGTATGGGGAAGCGGACGATGA
- the ruvA gene encoding Holliday junction branch migration protein RuvA encodes MIGYVRGIVSHIFGDYCFIDVQGVGYRVYIAASTRQKLNTGTEASLFTYLNVREDALMLYGFYTQDEYQLFLKLTSVGGIGPKVALGILSAISPDAFRLAVGSKNLTVLTKIPGIGKKTAERIIVELHDKIGVVGTDSQLNKEEQIVVDETDDATQQALAALTALGYTQAEVMPAINRHGAAKSVQELIKLVLRDFGGR; translated from the coding sequence ATGATTGGTTATGTGCGCGGCATAGTGAGTCATATTTTTGGCGATTATTGCTTTATTGACGTTCAGGGGGTCGGCTACAGGGTTTATATAGCGGCGTCTACCCGGCAGAAGCTGAATACGGGAACGGAGGCCTCGCTGTTTACCTATCTGAATGTGCGCGAAGATGCGCTTATGTTATACGGATTTTATACCCAGGATGAATATCAATTGTTTTTAAAACTTACTTCGGTGGGCGGTATTGGACCGAAGGTGGCGTTAGGAATACTTTCGGCCATTAGCCCCGATGCTTTCCGGCTGGCGGTTGGCAGCAAGAATCTGACTGTTTTAACCAAGATCCCCGGCATCGGCAAGAAAACCGCGGAGCGGATTATCGTTGAATTACATGATAAAATCGGTGTTGTCGGTACCGATTCCCAGCTCAATAAAGAAGAGCAAATAGTCGTTGACGAAACAGACGATGCAACCCAGCAAGCGCTGGCGGCGCTAACGGCTTTAGGCTATACGCAGGCCGAAGTAATGCCGGCCATCAACAGGCACGGAGCGGCGAAGTCAGTGCAGGAACTGATCAAGCTGGTACTCAGGGACTTTGGCGGGAGGTAG
- the ruvB gene encoding Holliday junction branch migration DNA helicase RuvB: MEERIIAGSEQDVDQWQYSLRPRRLVEYIGQDNVKNNLSIFVQAARSRNEALDHVLLYGPPGLGKTTLAGIVANELGVNFRITSGPAIERAGDLAALLTNLGEKDVLFIDEIHRLSRNIEEILYSAMEDFALDIIIGKGPSARSIRLDLAPFTLIGATTKAGALASPLRDRFGVICRLEYYQAEHLVCIVKRAAEILNIAIEDRGAYEIAKRSRGTPRIANRLLKRVRDYAQIAGDGVITDMIADKALAMLEVDKCGLDKTDRNMLLAIIQKFNGGPVGVETLAAAISEETDTIEDVYEPFLLQMGFINRTARGRVATLAAYQHLEIPVKPAGQSGQGTLY, from the coding sequence ATGGAAGAACGAATCATTGCAGGCAGTGAGCAGGATGTCGATCAATGGCAGTATAGTTTAAGGCCCCGGCGGCTGGTTGAATATATTGGACAGGATAATGTGAAAAATAACCTGTCAATCTTTGTTCAGGCTGCCCGGTCCAGAAATGAAGCCCTGGATCATGTGCTGTTGTATGGTCCGCCGGGGCTGGGAAAAACTACCCTGGCCGGTATTGTAGCCAATGAACTGGGCGTCAATTTCCGGATAACTTCCGGTCCGGCGATTGAGCGGGCCGGTGATTTGGCGGCATTATTGACGAATCTTGGCGAAAAAGATGTATTATTTATTGACGAAATTCACCGGCTGTCGAGAAATATTGAAGAAATATTATACTCAGCGATGGAAGATTTTGCGTTGGACATCATTATTGGTAAAGGGCCAAGCGCCCGTTCGATCAGGCTGGATCTGGCTCCCTTTACACTGATTGGCGCAACCACCAAAGCCGGTGCGCTGGCTTCGCCGCTGCGCGACCGGTTTGGGGTCATTTGCCGGCTGGAGTATTATCAGGCCGAGCATTTGGTCTGCATTGTTAAACGGGCCGCCGAAATATTGAATATTGCCATTGAAGACCGCGGCGCTTATGAAATTGCCAAGCGCTCCAGAGGCACGCCCCGGATTGCCAACCGTTTGCTCAAACGGGTGCGCGATTATGCGCAGATTGCCGGAGACGGCGTCATCACCGACATGATTGCCGACAAGGCGCTGGCGATGCTGGAGGTGGATAAGTGCGGCCTGGATAAAACCGACCGCAATATGCTGCTGGCAATCATCCAGAAGTTTAATGGCGGTCCGGTTGGCGTAGAGACGCTGGCGGCGGCAATTAGTGAAGAAACCGATACCATTGAGGATGTTTATGAGCCGTTTTTGCTGCAAATGGGCTTTATTAACCGTACCGCCCGCGGCAGGGTCGCCACTTTGGCCGCTTATCAGCATCTGGAAATTCCGGTAAAACCGGCAGGACAGTCCGGCCAAGGTACTTTATATTAA
- a CDS encoding epoxyqueuosine reductase QueH, with amino-acid sequence MKVLLHVCCGPCAVYPLQRLCEDGHEVVGFFYNPNIHPYKEFSRRLETAREFAGKRQLNLLVDDRYQLEEFLRGALNAENGRCSMCYEIRLREAARMAKRQQCDCFSTSLLVSPFQKHELIRTIGEQIALTEQIPFLYIDFRSGWNEGVRISKELELYRQPYCGCIFSEQERYYKGCKEQKQCFQADLNPSAKV; translated from the coding sequence ATGAAAGTGCTGCTGCACGTTTGTTGCGGCCCTTGCGCCGTTTATCCTCTCCAGCGGCTGTGTGAGGACGGGCATGAGGTTGTTGGCTTTTTTTATAATCCCAATATTCATCCATATAAAGAGTTTTCCCGCAGGCTGGAAACTGCCAGGGAGTTTGCCGGAAAACGCCAGCTGAACCTGCTGGTTGACGACCGGTATCAGCTGGAGGAGTTTTTGCGCGGTGCGCTGAATGCCGAAAACGGCCGCTGCAGCATGTGTTATGAAATCAGACTGCGGGAAGCCGCCAGGATGGCCAAACGTCAGCAGTGCGATTGTTTCAGTACGTCTTTACTGGTCAGTCCTTTCCAGAAACATGAATTAATTCGGACAATCGGCGAGCAGATTGCGCTGACCGAGCAGATTCCGTTTTTGTACATTGATTTCCGGTCAGGCTGGAACGAAGGGGTAAGGATCAGCAAAGAGCTGGAATTGTACCGGCAGCCGTATTGTGGTTGCATTTTTAGTGAACAAGAGCGTTATTACAAAGGATGCAAGGAGCAAAAGCAATGTTTTCAGGCGGATTTGAATCCATCGGCAAAAGTCTGA
- a CDS encoding DUF2905 domain-containing protein, with product MFSGGFESIGKSLIYLGVMIAIIGVIIHFGGKAVNFGRLPGDIRIERENFSFYFPIVSSIVLSIILTIILNFFTRR from the coding sequence ATGTTTTCAGGCGGATTTGAATCCATCGGCAAAAGTCTGATTTACCTTGGCGTCATGATAGCGATCATTGGCGTGATCATTCACTTTGGCGGCAAAGCCGTTAATTTTGGACGGCTGCCTGGGGATATCAGGATTGAGAGAGAAAATTTCAGCTTTTATTTTCCTATTGTCAGTTCAATTGTGTTAAGTATTATTCTTACGATCATCTTAAATTTCTTTACCAGACGGTAA
- a CDS encoding SpoIID/LytB domain-containing protein encodes MSNRLIFLLGLLIASFLWPAMTGYAEAASKNHFSIARQPEIRVGIWSDQVSIMVSADSDFALTDAKTNRRLGGFSAKEKVNVTAKNGRILLNGKPVAAEAVKVLLSAKTGEHYIEINRKRYRGAVGIHRTAEKQGLTVVNTLPLEQYLNGVVPEEMPAEWPMEAVKAQAVAARTFALHHLNKHSEDGYDVCATTHCQVYGGQNSETVQTTKAVADTYGQVLLANGKPIEAIFHSSAGGTFTEDSENVWGTSMPYLRSVADYDQQSPYVHWQKEITPQDLDQALTRAGYAIGPVIAIELSPLGKAPVKAKDRGVSGRVKTIGFIGTKGRAELSGNQARAILALSSTLFDIKSIVPGPKGIDVKITDRYGDRETKVIDVNVPPRKEKGLLTDKENIIRISGRKNEVWLFSGAGSGHGVGLSQWGAKSMAEQAPKEDVTYFQQILKHYYQSTEVKKVY; translated from the coding sequence TTGTCAAACCGACTGATTTTTTTGCTGGGGCTGCTCATCGCAAGCTTTCTGTGGCCGGCAATGACCGGCTATGCCGAAGCAGCTTCCAAGAATCATTTTTCAATAGCCAGACAGCCTGAGATCAGGGTCGGAATCTGGTCCGATCAAGTCAGCATCATGGTTTCGGCGGACAGTGACTTTGCGCTGACTGACGCTAAAACCAACCGCCGGCTGGGCGGGTTTTCAGCTAAAGAAAAAGTAAATGTTACCGCTAAGAACGGCCGGATATTGCTTAACGGCAAGCCGGTTGCAGCCGAAGCCGTCAAAGTATTGTTGAGCGCCAAAACCGGCGAGCATTATATTGAGATCAACAGGAAGCGGTACCGGGGCGCTGTCGGTATTCACCGGACAGCTGAAAAGCAAGGCCTGACAGTGGTCAATACCTTGCCGTTGGAGCAATATTTGAATGGCGTTGTTCCGGAGGAGATGCCTGCTGAATGGCCGATGGAAGCGGTAAAAGCCCAGGCGGTGGCGGCCAGGACCTTTGCCCTTCATCACTTGAATAAGCACAGTGAAGATGGTTATGATGTTTGCGCCACAACGCATTGTCAGGTATATGGCGGACAAAACAGTGAAACCGTGCAAACGACCAAAGCTGTTGCCGATACTTACGGTCAGGTGCTTTTAGCTAACGGTAAGCCGATTGAAGCAATTTTCCATAGCAGCGCAGGCGGTACCTTTACCGAGGACAGTGAAAATGTCTGGGGAACAAGCATGCCCTATTTACGGTCGGTTGCCGATTATGACCAACAGTCGCCGTACGTACACTGGCAAAAAGAAATAACGCCGCAGGATCTGGATCAGGCCCTGACCAGGGCAGGCTATGCCATTGGCCCGGTGATCGCAATTGAACTGTCGCCGCTGGGCAAGGCTCCGGTTAAGGCCAAGGACCGGGGCGTGTCAGGACGGGTAAAAACCATTGGTTTTATCGGAACAAAGGGCCGGGCCGAGCTTAGCGGGAACCAGGCCAGAGCAATACTGGCATTAAGCAGTACCCTGTTTGACATTAAATCAATCGTTCCGGGACCCAAGGGCATTGATGTTAAAATTACCGACCGCTATGGCGACCGTGAAACGAAAGTGATTGATGTGAATGTGCCGCCGCGCAAAGAGAAAGGTTTGCTGACCGATAAGGAAAATATCATCCGGATATCCGGCCGCAAAAATGAAGTATGGCTGTTTAGCGGCGCAGGCTCCGGGCATGGGGTGGGTTTGTCGCAATGGGGCGCAAAAAGTATGGCTGAGCAGGCTCCTAAAGAGGATGTCACATACTTTCAGCAGATATTGAAACACTATTATCAATCTACCGAAGTAAAAAAAGTGTACTAG
- the queA gene encoding tRNA preQ1(34) S-adenosylmethionine ribosyltransferase-isomerase QueA: MLLADFDYELPEELIAQRPHEPRDGSRLIVLNKETGKLAHRHFYDVPGFLESGDTLIFNDTKVLPARLIGIKRETGAKIEVFLLNRKNGDDWEVLVKPGKRVRPGAVIRFSDELSCEIIAATDFGGRIARFSYQGIFEELLDRLGDTPLPPYIKEKLADKDRYQTVYARFSGSAAAPTAGLHFTPELMQEIADKGVHLGYVTLHVGLGTFRPVNVEQITEHVMHSEYYSVPEATAQLINRTRERGKRVIAVGTTAIRTLETAGAGGKVAAGSGWTNIFIYPGYQFNMIDGLITNFHLPKSTLLMLVSAFAGRDAVMDAYREAIERRYRFFSFGDAMLII, translated from the coding sequence ATGCTGTTAGCCGATTTTGATTATGAACTGCCGGAAGAGTTAATTGCCCAGAGGCCGCATGAACCACGCGACGGTTCGCGGCTGATTGTACTGAATAAGGAAACCGGAAAGCTCGCGCACCGTCATTTTTATGATGTGCCGGGTTTTTTGGAATCAGGCGATACGCTGATCTTTAATGATACAAAAGTTTTGCCGGCCAGACTGATTGGAATAAAGCGGGAAACCGGGGCCAAAATTGAAGTGTTTTTACTTAACCGGAAGAATGGCGATGACTGGGAAGTGCTGGTTAAACCCGGCAAACGGGTCCGGCCGGGGGCAGTCATCCGTTTTAGTGATGAGCTGTCCTGCGAAATCATTGCCGCTACCGATTTTGGCGGAAGAATTGCAAGGTTCAGTTATCAGGGGATTTTCGAAGAACTGCTGGACCGGTTGGGAGATACTCCTTTACCGCCGTATATCAAAGAAAAACTGGCCGATAAGGACCGTTATCAGACGGTCTATGCCCGGTTTAGCGGATCGGCGGCCGCGCCGACAGCCGGATTGCATTTTACGCCTGAATTAATGCAGGAAATCGCAGACAAGGGCGTTCATTTAGGATATGTCACCCTTCATGTCGGCTTAGGAACTTTCCGGCCGGTCAATGTTGAGCAGATTACGGAGCATGTCATGCACAGCGAGTATTACTCGGTGCCGGAGGCAACGGCGCAATTGATCAATCGTACCAGGGAGCGGGGAAAACGGGTAATCGCCGTTGGCACTACGGCCATCCGGACGTTGGAAACGGCCGGCGCCGGCGGCAAAGTGGCGGCCGGCAGCGGCTGGACCAATATTTTTATTTATCCCGGCTATCAATTTAATATGATTGACGGGCTGATTACGAATTTTCATTTGCCAAAATCTACTTTGCTGATGCTGGTAAGCGCCTTTGCCGGACGGGATGCGGTGATGGACGCCTACCGGGAAGCGATTGAACGGCGCTACCGCTTTTTTAGCTTCGGCGATGCAATGCTAATTATTTGA
- the tgt gene encoding tRNA guanosine(34) transglycosylase Tgt produces the protein MAVTYELIKRCPQTGARAGRLHTPHGVFDTPMFMPVGTQATVKAMSPDELKAMGAGIILSNTYHLYLRPGADLVAEAGGLHRFMNWDRGILTDSGGFQVFSLGPLRKITEDGVNFRSHIDGSKHFLSPEKATEIQMALGADIIMAFDECVPYPAEHDYARLSTERTTRWAERCKQAHTRKDQALFGIVQGGMYKDLRSQSVRDLIALDFPGYAVGGLSVGEPKPLMYELLEHTAPQLPENKPRYLMGVGTPDCLVEGVMHGIDMFDCVFPTRVARNGTAMTSRGRLVVKNAEFARDFTPVDTECGCYTCRNFSRAYVRHLLKTEEIFGLRLTTIHNLHFLLDFMKKMRQAIIENRFVAFREEFLANYRLS, from the coding sequence TTGGCGGTAACTTATGAATTAATTAAACGCTGCCCGCAGACCGGGGCAAGGGCTGGCCGGCTCCATACGCCGCACGGCGTTTTCGATACACCGATGTTTATGCCTGTCGGTACCCAGGCCACAGTAAAGGCAATGTCGCCGGACGAACTCAAAGCAATGGGCGCCGGGATCATTCTTAGCAATACCTATCATTTGTATCTGCGGCCAGGCGCTGACCTGGTTGCCGAAGCTGGCGGGTTGCATCGGTTTATGAACTGGGACCGGGGAATTTTAACCGACAGCGGGGGATTTCAGGTATTTAGTTTGGGTCCCCTGCGCAAAATTACCGAGGATGGCGTTAACTTCCGTTCGCATATTGATGGTTCAAAGCATTTTTTATCACCGGAAAAAGCGACTGAAATACAAATGGCGCTTGGCGCTGATATTATTATGGCTTTTGATGAATGTGTGCCCTACCCGGCTGAACACGATTACGCCAGACTGTCAACAGAACGTACTACCCGGTGGGCCGAACGCTGTAAACAAGCGCATACCAGAAAAGATCAGGCGCTGTTTGGTATTGTGCAGGGAGGCATGTATAAGGATTTGCGGTCGCAAAGCGTCAGAGATTTGATTGCTCTGGACTTCCCCGGTTATGCGGTCGGAGGGTTAAGCGTCGGCGAGCCAAAGCCGCTGATGTATGAGTTGCTGGAACATACGGCGCCGCAGCTGCCGGAAAACAAGCCGCGTTATTTAATGGGCGTGGGCACGCCGGATTGCCTGGTGGAAGGGGTAATGCACGGCATTGATATGTTTGACTGTGTGTTTCCGACCAGGGTTGCCCGTAACGGTACGGCAATGACCAGCCGGGGGCGGCTTGTGGTAAAAAATGCCGAGTTTGCCCGTGATTTTACACCGGTTGATACGGAATGCGGGTGTTATACCTGCCGAAACTTTTCCCGGGCTTATGTCCGGCATCTGCTAAAGACCGAGGAGATCTTCGGCTTGCGGCTGACAACAATTCATAACCTGCATTTCCTGTTGGATTTTATGAAAAAAATGCGTCAGGCAATTATTGAAAACCGGTTTGTGGCTTTTCGCGAGGAATTCCTGGCGAATTATCGCCTTAGCTGA
- the yajC gene encoding preprotein translocase subunit YajC: MMQMLASYGPILFMGFVFYFLLYRPQKKEQQRRTNMLDSLKKGDRVITAGGIHGAITALTEKLVTIKIADKVEINVSRTAISVNESDTKNNPKK; the protein is encoded by the coding sequence ATGATGCAAATGTTAGCCTCGTACGGCCCGATTCTCTTTATGGGGTTTGTATTCTATTTTTTACTGTACAGGCCGCAGAAGAAGGAACAACAACGCCGTACCAATATGCTCGATAGTCTGAAAAAAGGCGACCGGGTAATCACTGCCGGCGGAATTCATGGGGCAATTACCGCCCTTACGGAGAAACTTGTAACAATTAAAATTGCTGATAAAGTGGAAATCAACGTCTCCCGTACGGCAATCAGTGTGAATGAGAGTGACACAAAAAATAACCCTAAAAAATAG
- a CDS encoding 5-formyltetrahydrofolate cyclo-ligase — protein sequence MESIQAEKSKLRTMMLLERRKLSPAAIVAESALIAQKLLACQPYAAAGVVLAFAAMPDEPQTELIMQDVLQQGKKLCLPRIDGPYGSMAAAEVNSLAELVEGKYGILAPPPEKAVIDPGCIELIIVPGVAFTLTGQRLGMGAGFYDRFLAQSGQAVRIGLALQCQIAASIPCEDHDYLVDHLATHAGIINCQTGKM from the coding sequence ATGGAATCAATACAGGCTGAAAAAAGCAAGCTGCGTACGATGATGCTGCTGGAGCGGCGTAAATTGAGTCCGGCGGCGATTGTCGCCGAAAGCGCCTTAATTGCCCAAAAACTGCTTGCCTGCCAGCCTTATGCCGCTGCCGGAGTTGTGCTGGCTTTCGCGGCAATGCCTGATGAGCCGCAGACGGAATTGATTATGCAGGATGTTCTGCAGCAGGGGAAAAAACTTTGTCTGCCCCGAATTGACGGTCCTTATGGCAGCATGGCTGCGGCTGAGGTAAACAGCCTGGCCGAGCTGGTGGAGGGAAAGTACGGAATACTGGCGCCGCCGCCGGAAAAAGCGGTGATTGACCCCGGGTGCATTGAGTTGATTATCGTGCCGGGCGTTGCATTTACCTTAACCGGGCAGCGGCTGGGGATGGGCGCCGGGTTTTATGACCGCTTTCTGGCGCAGTCCGGCCAGGCGGTACGGATAGGACTGGCGCTGCAGTGCCAAATAGCCGCCAGCATCCCTTGTGAGGATCATGATTATTTGGTTGACCATTTGGCCACACACGCTGGCATCATCAATTGTCAAACAGGCAAAATGTAG